From Pseudopipra pipra isolate bDixPip1 chromosome 9, bDixPip1.hap1, whole genome shotgun sequence, a single genomic window includes:
- the LOC135419240 gene encoding ATP-dependent DNA helicase PIF1-like — MAAPAPRPAAWQRLTWGPRGRPLARSPSRLPLAAGLNPPGADWRRRTRRVQTAGGAMEAAQLRCTAAVEEPLPGGCGPRRRVLRNATVLLGRNELRQPVLRVVGGSGAAAAVLSFALSGDAVRLFTRFAGEGRAAVRVGPGGAQVLLSDCPPDALRRFLRLLRLKVAAGSRGPARPPCLLERPPASFAVISPVQERDLLRNPGPRRGCGEGRGECPAEVPRAERRPPARLSAEQEAVLGAVRSGKSIFFTGCAGEGTGKSFLLKRIVGSLPPNVTYATASTGVAACHIGGTTLHAFAGIGSGKAPLEQCIQLAERPGVRQHWLACQHLIIDEISMVDGKFFDRLEAVARAVRKREEPFGGIQLIICGDFLQLPPVCKANEETKFCFQAKSWRKCIHINMELTEVRRQTDKTFVSLLSAIRLGRCTEEVTRQLMQTATNRSERDGILATRLCTHKDDVEITNERRLQQLSGQVHTFEALDSDPMLVKLIDAQCPVGGRVELKLGAQVMLAKNLDVSQGLVNGARGVVVGFDSEQKGLPKVRFLCGVTQVIRMEKWVFKGPSGVHLSRQQLPLKLAWAISIHKSQGMSLDCVEISLSRVFESGQAYVALSRARSLAGLRVLDFDPKVVRADPSVLQFYRQLRRHQLLTQDSLHTYSDADEKENVKCS, encoded by the exons ATggccgcgccggccccgcgtCCCGCTGCCTGGCAACGCCTCACGTGGGGCCCTCGGGGCCGCCCATTGGCCCGCTCGCCCTCCCGCCTCCCATTGGCCGCCGGGTTAAATCCCCCGGGCGCCGATTGGCGGCGGCGCACGCGGCGCGTTCAAACGGCCGGCGGGGCGATGGAGGCGGCGCAGTTGCGCTGCACGGCGGCCGTGGAGGAGCCGCTGCCGGGGGGCTGCGGCCCGCGCCGCCGCGTCCTGCGGAACGCCACCGTGCTGCTGGGCCGCAACGAGCTGCGCCAGCCCGTGCTGCGGGTGGTGGGCGGCagcggcgcggcggccgcggTGCTGAGCTTCGCGCTGAGCGGGGACGCCGTGCGGCTCTTCACGCGGTTCGCGGGCGAGGGGCGGGCGGCGGTGCGAGTGGGGCCGGGCGGCGCGCAGGTCCTGCTCTCCGACTGCCCCCCGGACGCGCTGCGCCGCTTCCTCCGCCTCCTGCGGCTCAAGGTGGCCGCCGGGTCGCGGGGCCCGGCGCGCCCCCCGTGCCTGCTGGAGCGGCCGCCGGCGTCCTTCGCCGTGATCAGCCCGGTGCAGGAGCGGGACCTGCTGCGCAATCCCGGCCCCCGCCGCGGCtgcggggaggggcggggcgAGTGCCCCGCCGAG GTGCCCCGCGCCGAGAGGCGGCCCCCGGCGCGGCTGTCGGCGGAGCAGGAGGCGGTGCTGGGAGCCGTGCGGAGCGGGAAGAGCATCTTCTTCACCGGCTGCGCAGGTGAGG GGACTGGGAAGTCCTTCCTACTGAAGAGGATCGTGGGCTCCCTCCCTCCGAACGTCACCTATGCCACAGCCAGCACGGGAGTGGCCGCTTGCCACATCGGTGGCACCACTCTCCATGCCTTTGCAG GGATCGGCTCTGGGAAGGCACCGCTGGAACAGTGCATTCAGCTGGCGGAGAGGCCGGGGGTGCGCCAGCACTGGCTGGCCTGCCAGCACCTGATCATCGATGAGATCTCAATGGTAGATGGAAAGTTCTTTGACAGGCTGGAGGCAGTGGCAAG GGCAGTCAGAAAACGGGAAGAGCCTTTTGGGGGAATTCAGCTAATCATCTGTGGGGACTTCTTGCAGCTACCTCCAGTTTGCAAGGCTAATGAAGAAACCAAGTTCTGCTTCCAG GCAAAAAGCTGGAGGAAATGTATCCACATAAACATGGAGCTGACTGAAGTGCGGCGACAGACTGACAAGACCTTTGTCTCACTCCTGAGTGCAATACGTTTAGGCAG GTGCACAGAGGAGGTTACCAGGCAGCTGATGCAGACAGCTACCAACAGGTCTGAGCGTGATGGGATCCTGGCTACACGGCTCTGCACCCATAAAGATGATGTCGAAATAACTAATGAGAGACGCTTGCAACAGCTATCAG GACAAGTGCACACATTTGAGGCTCTGGACAGTGACCCAATGCTAGTGAAGTTAATTGATGCTCAGTGTCCTGTGGGTGGTAGAGTTGAGCTGAAGCTTGGAGCTCAG gtGATGCTGGCAAAGAATCTGGATGTGTCTCAAGGGCTGGTGAATGGGGCACGAGGCGTTGTTGTAGGATTTGACAGTGAACAGAAGG GGCTGCCTAAGGTTAGGTTTCTCTGTGGGGTCACACAGGTCATAAGGATGGAGAAATGGGTCTTCAAAGGACCATCAGGAGTTCACCTGAGTCGTCAACAGCTGCCTTTAAAATTGGCATGGGCCATTTCCATTCACAAGAGTCAG GGCATGTCTTTAGATTGTGTGGAAATCTCCCTGTCTCGTGTCTTTGAAAGTGGGCAGGCTTACGTAGCCCTCTCCCGAGCCCGCAGCCTTGCAGGTCTCCGTGTTCTGGATTTTGACCCAAAAGTAGTGAGAGCTgatccttctgtgctgcagtTCTATAGACAGCTGAGGCGTCATCAGCTTTTAACCCAG GATTCACTACACACCTATTCAGATGCTGATGAGAAGGAGAATGTGAAATGCAGCTGA
- the LOC135419235 gene encoding collagen alpha-2(I) chain-like, with protein sequence MPRGKAELRGSLGVDPPVSRVRVWEPLRSLSWQPVRGDRPVSGERVRWPPKRREGASAGLWAQGPPVSRGQCPGVPGALWSGQRPEAPVSRAAASLAAASRAQLPLPRGPGSPQPGWDCAVRRREAVGEESGRGVARDGSAGAGRRRGALPEESRAVERDGEARARKKSVGFALKRGRERGPLGKGPSLASPGQGSLRVRRAACGCAGRLGAGRPPCKQGRVLCFAWRWPFAIALLWLPGERGNRPVRRARVPASAPEGGNGALPTPGPPAL encoded by the exons atgccgcgggggaaggccgagctccgtggctccctgggcgtggacccgcctgtaagcagggtccgggtctgggagcctttgcgctccctcagctggcagcctgtgcggggcgaccgccccgttagcggggagcgggtcaggtggcccccgaagcggagagaaggagcctccgcaggcctttgggcccagggcccccctgtaagtcggggccagtgccctggtgtcccaggcgCTTTGTGGTCCGGGCAGCGGCCGGAggcccctgtaagcagggcggcagcctctttggccgctgcttcgcgtgcccagctgcctttgcccagagggcccggctccccgcagcccgggtgggactgcgccgtgcgtcgccgtg aagccgtcggagaagagagcggaagaggcgtcgcgcgggacggcagcgccggcgcgggaagacgccgcg gagccctcccagaagaaagcagagccgtggagcgggacggcgaggcaagagcgaggaagaagagcgtcggcttcgcgctgaagagggggcgggagagaggccctctgggcaaaggcccctccctggcatccccggggcagggatccctcagagtccggcgggcagcttgcggctgcgccggccggcttggcgctgggcgacctccctgtaagcagggccgggtcctttgctttgcttggcgttggccttttgccatcgcgctcctgtggctgcccggagagaggggcaaccgccctgtaaggagggcgagagtgcccgcctccgcgcccgaggggggaaacggagctctcccgacccccggcccgcccgccctgtaa
- the EBNA1BP2 gene encoding probable rRNA-processing protein EBP2, with amino-acid sequence MAAVAAMARRGSLSDLGSDSEDSSLSDSELQEAFARGELKPGLNVVLEERPKRRNDADGLKQCLAEFGKQLAWVERLDVTLGPVVDPVAQSASSADAVDPENDFQREMSFYRQAQAAVLEALPRLRKLQVPTRRPDDYFAEMAKSDQQMQKIRQKLKSKQEAMERSEKAKQLRAMRKYGKKVQTEILQRRQKEKKNMLNAVKKYQKGLSDKLDFLDDEQTSSQGNKKGSASQRTKKGPNAKRRYKNQKFGFGGKKKGSKWNTKESFNDVSSFQSKVAHNKGPGKARKGGKKALNKRPGKRARQKMKNRAR; translated from the exons ATGGCGGCGGTGGCGGCGATGGCGCGGCGCGGGTCCCTCTCGGACCTCGGGTCGGACTCCGAGGACTCCTCGCTCTCGGATTCGGAG CTCCAGGAGGCCTTCGCGAGGGGGGAGCTGAAGCCGGGGCTCAACGTGGTGCTGGAGGAGCGGCCGAAGCGGCGCAACGACGCG GACGGCCTGAAGCAGTGCCTGGCCGAATTCGGGAAGCAGCTCGcgtgggtggaaaggctggacGTGACTCTGGGGCCCGTCGTGGACCCCGTCGCCCAGAGCGCTTCCAGCGCAGATGCTGTTGACCCTGAGAATGATTTCCAGAGAGAGATGAGCTT CTACCGGCAGGCTCAGGCAGCCGTCCTGGAAGCCCTTCCTAGGCTGCGGAAGCTCCAGGTTCCGACCAGGAGGCCGGATGATTACTTTGCAGAGATGGCCAAATCAGACCAACAGATGCAGAAG ATTCGACAGAAGCTTAAGAGTAAACAGGAAGCAATGGAGAGGtctgagaaagcaaaacagctCCGTGCAATGAGAAAATACGGCAAGAAG GTGCAAACTGAGATTCTGCAGAGgagacagaaggagaaaaaaaatatgttgaatGCAGTCAAGAAATACCAGAAAG GGCTGTCTGACAAGCTGGACTTTCTAGATGACGAGCAGACGTCATCTCAGGGGAATAAAAAAGGCAGTGCAAGTCAACGGACAAAGAAGGG ACCAAATGCCAAAAGACGATACAAAAATCAGaagtttggttttggtgggaaGAAGAAAGGCTCAAAGTGGAACACAAAGGAAAGTTTTAATGATGTATCCAGCTTCCAGTCAAAAGTGGCTCACAACAAAGGCccaggaaaagcaagaaaaggagggaagaaagcCCTCAAT AAGAGACCTGGAAAGAGAGCAAGGCAGAAAATGAAGAACCGAGCGCGCTAA
- the CFAP144 gene encoding cilia- and flagella-associated protein 144 isoform X2, with protein MAARGGQRERPDAVQLDRLLSERVHKEMRHQKLYTQYTVNPLQPVYTVTRKPMSWHDNIDEPTDDEFLKLFHRAALQPRQKYSEPQTESQEIGWNTTPLVLP; from the exons ATGGCCGCCCGCGGCGGGCAGCGGGAGCGGCCGGACGCGGTGCAGCTGGACCGGCTCCTGAGCGAGCGGGTGCACAAGGAGATGCGGCACCAGAAGCTGTACACGCAGTACACCGTGAACCCGCTCCAACCCG TTTACACAGTCACCAGGAAGCCAATGTCTTGGCATGACAATATAGACGAGCCAACAGATG ACGAGTTCCTGAAACTTTTTCACCGCGCAGCACTGCAGCCAAGACAGAAATATTCAGAGCCGCAAACTGAAAGCCAAGAAATTGGCTGGAACACAACACCTCTG GTTCTACCATAA
- the CFAP144 gene encoding cilia- and flagella-associated protein 144 isoform X1, producing the protein MAARGGQRERPDAVQLDRLLSERVHKEMRHQKLYTQYTVNPLQPVYTVTRKPMSWHDNIDEPTDDEFLKLFHRAALQPRQKYSEPQTESQEIGWNTTPLIPVDRNDCRLHFPRRKTEFTT; encoded by the exons ATGGCCGCCCGCGGCGGGCAGCGGGAGCGGCCGGACGCGGTGCAGCTGGACCGGCTCCTGAGCGAGCGGGTGCACAAGGAGATGCGGCACCAGAAGCTGTACACGCAGTACACCGTGAACCCGCTCCAACCCG TTTACACAGTCACCAGGAAGCCAATGTCTTGGCATGACAATATAGACGAGCCAACAGATG ACGAGTTCCTGAAACTTTTTCACCGCGCAGCACTGCAGCCAAGACAGAAATATTCAGAGCCGCAAACTGAAAGCCAAGAAATTGGCTGGAACACAACACCTCTG attCCTGTGGACCGTAATGATTGCAGACTCCACTTCCCACGCCGGAAAACCGAGTTCACTACATAA